Proteins encoded together in one Telopea speciosissima isolate NSW1024214 ecotype Mountain lineage chromosome 4, Tspe_v1, whole genome shotgun sequence window:
- the LOC122659303 gene encoding uncharacterized protein LOC122659303 encodes MTSGPKRKSQRETIALKAANSSDDESDEDKNLSMSEKEMYLITKNFQKFLKRKGRKFFNKRQTSRENKGKYISKDKPSFSNRKERVCYECRRPGHFKIECPKSQDKKKVYVTEISWDSDEEQEEDQSEEETTNLALMAHKRENELEVNSDFFSSNSINSNSFDDIDTNDIHEDDIERGFEALYEAS; translated from the coding sequence ATGACAAGTGGACCAAAACGAAAGAGCCAAAGAGAGACTATTGCACTCAAAGCTGCAAACTCTTCTgatgatgaaagtgatgaagaCAAAAATCTGAGTATGTCAGAAAAGGAGATGTATCTAATCACTAAGAACTTCCAAAAATTCctcaaaaggaaaggaagaaagttTTTCAACAAGAGACAGACATCTAGAGAGAACAAAGGTAAATACATCTCTAAGGATAAACCTTCTTTTTctaatagaaaagaaagagttTGTTATGAATGCAGAAGGCCTGGTCACTTCAAAATCGAGTGTCCAAAAAGTCAAGATAAGAAGAAAGTCTATGTCACTGAAATATCATGGGATTCggatgaagaacaagaagaagatcaatCCGAAGAAGAAACCACAAATCTAGCTCTAATGGCtcataaaagagaaaatgaattaGAGGTAAATTCTGACTTTTTTAGTTCAAATTCTATAAATAGCAATTCatttgatgatattgatacaaatGATATACATGAAGATGATATAGAAAGAGgctttgaagctctctatgaggcaagtTAA